A single Notoacmeibacter ruber DNA region contains:
- a CDS encoding alpha/beta fold hydrolase, which translates to MVSDQDLGDEGDIRRFSASDGTEIAVRVFGEAVAGRLPVICLPGLTRNSRDFTPLAKTLSSIGEGRRVYAFDFRGRGLSEPSENWEDYNILVEAGDVLAGLTALGLSDALFIGTSRGGMVMHVIAAMRPTAMVAGVLNDVGPVIGTEGLGHIKTYLARSGSEVAPNAVLPAMRKAHGDAFSAVSDEDFRRFGMAGLRRTESGKLTSDFDLDLLKTLEAWKPGTALPPMWNQFVSLAAMPLMVIRGENSKLLEAETVDKMREIDPDLTVIAVPGQGHPVLLETGDLPQQIATFFDQAERQHKEASGSI; encoded by the coding sequence ATGGTCAGTGATCAGGACCTTGGCGATGAAGGCGATATTCGCAGGTTCAGCGCCAGCGACGGCACAGAAATCGCGGTCCGCGTCTTCGGTGAGGCCGTCGCAGGCCGCCTTCCCGTCATCTGCCTGCCGGGCCTGACCCGCAACAGCCGTGACTTTACGCCATTGGCGAAGACGCTCTCGTCCATAGGCGAAGGGCGGCGGGTCTACGCATTCGATTTCAGGGGGCGTGGCCTCTCGGAGCCGTCGGAGAACTGGGAAGACTACAACATCCTTGTCGAAGCCGGAGACGTCCTTGCTGGACTGACCGCACTCGGTCTTTCGGACGCGCTTTTCATCGGCACATCGCGCGGCGGAATGGTGATGCATGTCATCGCGGCAATGCGGCCGACGGCAATGGTCGCCGGAGTCCTGAACGATGTCGGCCCCGTTATCGGTACCGAAGGCCTCGGGCACATCAAGACCTATCTGGCCCGCTCTGGCAGCGAAGTTGCGCCAAACGCCGTCCTGCCGGCAATGCGCAAGGCGCATGGCGACGCGTTTTCGGCCGTATCCGACGAGGATTTCCGGCGTTTCGGCATGGCCGGCCTGCGGCGGACAGAAAGCGGAAAACTGACATCCGATTTCGATCTCGATCTTTTGAAGACGCTTGAAGCATGGAAACCGGGGACAGCACTTCCCCCCATGTGGAATCAGTTTGTGAGTCTTGCGGCCATGCCGCTTATGGTCATCCGCGGAGAAAACTCGAAACTGCTGGAGGCCGAGACGGTGGACAAGATGAGGGAGATCGATCCCGATCTGACCGTCATTGCCGTGCCCGGCCAAGGGCACCCGGTCCTGCTGGAGACCGGAGATCTACCGCAACAGATCGCCACCTTTTTCGACCAAGCCGAAAGGCAGCACAAGGAGGCGTCTGGCTCGATCTGA
- a CDS encoding lytic transglycosylase domain-containing protein, translated as MRLRLALSASLVLTGISMTAAAPAGAQVTSAIPPRTNGPSSYDPVRLKAGLDAVTADEWSKARQIRDTLSGLDREILTWAIAYYGGDNIPSAEIAAAAAGLNGWPGAERLRQNSERALASENHPPQSILAAFGSTQPETIEGAKALASAKLAMGDKTGAGETLAPLWRSQKMDASDEDDILRRFGPFISRAVHCDRMETMLYEDRVRSAGRVASLCGRTRLHAAFAAVTRKQSDAWSLLSAVPGNERTDAFYFAKARHLRWQGKFQEAAVALLEAPDNAGRLDPDAWWFERRVLSRELLDIQQPALAYRVVSQHGGGREVTRIDASFHAGWYALRFLNEPKRAANHFRNILLRAEGPISKARGYYWLGRAAEAGAGGDPRDYYRQAARYDVAFYGQLAAAKLGRDTLSVEFPKPTDAERSTFAQRHAVQAIARLEAAGHERRARQLYFDLARELTSPGELALLAVKAEQSEGHYLGLKVGKIAASRGLDIGALAHPIGAIPAQTQIGSADKALAYAVARQESEFNTGAVSHVGARGLLQLMPGTAKQMARKAGLAYSPQRLTSDAAYNTILGAHYLDEQLARFDGSMIMTFAGYNAGPSRAAEWAQRYGDPRSMSVEAAVDWVERIPYTETRNYVQRVMENYQVYRMRLSGKVQPSVDLTRGR; from the coding sequence ATGCGTTTGCGTCTTGCCCTTTCTGCAAGTCTTGTTCTCACCGGCATCTCGATGACGGCCGCCGCCCCCGCCGGCGCTCAGGTGACCTCCGCCATCCCCCCCCGCACCAACGGTCCATCTTCATATGATCCGGTGCGTTTGAAAGCCGGCCTGGATGCCGTGACGGCCGATGAGTGGAGCAAGGCGCGCCAGATCCGCGATACTCTTTCGGGCTTGGATCGTGAAATTCTCACTTGGGCCATCGCCTATTACGGCGGCGATAATATTCCTTCTGCCGAAATCGCAGCCGCCGCAGCCGGACTGAACGGGTGGCCCGGCGCGGAGCGCCTTCGCCAGAATTCCGAACGGGCGCTCGCCTCTGAAAACCATCCGCCCCAGTCTATTCTCGCGGCCTTCGGCTCCACCCAGCCTGAAACGATCGAAGGCGCAAAGGCGCTAGCGAGCGCAAAACTGGCCATGGGCGACAAGACAGGCGCCGGTGAAACGCTCGCGCCGCTCTGGCGCAGCCAGAAGATGGATGCGTCCGACGAAGATGACATTCTCCGCCGTTTCGGGCCGTTCATTTCGCGGGCCGTACACTGCGATCGCATGGAAACCATGCTTTATGAAGACCGCGTCCGCAGCGCTGGGCGAGTGGCAAGCCTCTGCGGGCGCACCCGGCTTCATGCGGCATTTGCTGCAGTCACGCGCAAACAGTCCGATGCCTGGAGCCTGCTCTCCGCCGTACCCGGCAATGAGAGAACCGATGCTTTTTACTTCGCGAAGGCTCGGCATCTGCGCTGGCAGGGGAAATTTCAGGAAGCGGCGGTAGCTCTGCTTGAGGCGCCGGACAATGCCGGACGTCTCGACCCCGACGCATGGTGGTTCGAGCGCCGCGTCCTGTCGCGCGAATTGCTCGATATCCAACAACCCGCCCTCGCCTACCGGGTAGTTTCGCAGCATGGCGGCGGACGCGAGGTGACCCGGATCGATGCCTCCTTCCATGCCGGATGGTACGCGCTGCGCTTTCTGAACGAGCCGAAGCGCGCCGCCAATCATTTCCGGAACATTCTGCTGCGGGCCGAAGGGCCGATTTCCAAGGCACGAGGCTATTACTGGCTCGGCCGTGCGGCGGAGGCCGGCGCGGGCGGCGATCCACGCGATTATTATCGGCAGGCCGCACGGTACGATGTGGCTTTCTACGGCCAGCTTGCAGCCGCAAAGCTCGGCCGAGACACGCTTTCGGTCGAATTTCCCAAGCCGACCGATGCGGAGCGCTCGACCTTCGCACAGCGCCATGCTGTTCAGGCCATCGCACGGCTGGAAGCAGCCGGCCATGAGCGTCGCGCACGCCAGCTTTATTTCGACCTCGCACGCGAACTGACCAGTCCAGGAGAACTGGCCCTTCTCGCCGTGAAGGCCGAACAGAGCGAAGGTCACTACCTCGGTCTGAAGGTCGGGAAGATCGCTGCTTCGCGCGGCCTCGACATCGGCGCCCTCGCCCATCCCATCGGCGCCATTCCTGCCCAGACGCAGATCGGTAGCGCAGACAAGGCGCTGGCCTATGCGGTGGCGCGCCAGGAAAGCGAGTTCAACACCGGCGCCGTCTCTCATGTCGGCGCGCGTGGTCTTCTGCAATTGATGCCAGGCACCGCCAAGCAGATGGCCCGCAAGGCCGGCCTTGCCTACAGCCCGCAACGGCTGACAAGCGATGCGGCCTACAACACCATTCTGGGTGCCCATTATCTGGATGAGCAGCTTGCCCGATTCGACGGCTCGATGATCATGACCTTCGCCGGGTACAATGCCGGCCCGAGCCGCGCGGCCGAGTGGGCGCAGCGCTATGGCGATCCGAGAAGCATGAGCGTGGAAGCCGCCGTCGACTGGGTCGAGCGCATTCCCTACACCGAGACGCGCAATTACGTGCAGCGCGTCATGGAGAACTATCAGGTCTACCGCATGCGCCTGTCAGGCAAAGTGCAGCCATCGGTCGATCTGACGCGGGGCCGCTGA
- the dapA gene encoding 4-hydroxy-tetrahydrodipicolinate synthase: MLRGSLPALVTPFTQDGSVDEKAFGDIVEWQIAEGSDGLVPVGTSGESPTLTHAEHKRVIEMTVEITNGRVPVVAGAGSNNTTEAVDFARFAESVKADAVLVVTPYYNKPNQRGLYAHFAAVAAAVSIPVVIYNIPGRSVIDMTPETMGRLAHDFDNIIGVKDATAKVDRVSEQRVTCGEDFIQLSGEDSTALGFNAHGGVGCISVTANVAPALCAEFQRATLSGNREKAIELQGRLMPLHKTLFIEPNPTGAKYCLSRLGRIENIVRSPLVTVDESTAAKLDDAMRHAGLLN; the protein is encoded by the coding sequence ATGCTGAGAGGATCGCTGCCCGCGCTCGTCACCCCCTTCACACAGGACGGGTCGGTGGACGAGAAAGCGTTCGGCGATATCGTTGAATGGCAGATCGCCGAGGGAAGCGATGGTCTGGTCCCGGTCGGCACGAGCGGCGAAAGCCCGACCCTGACGCACGCTGAACATAAGCGCGTGATCGAGATGACGGTTGAGATCACCAATGGCCGTGTTCCTGTTGTCGCCGGCGCAGGATCGAACAACACGACCGAAGCCGTGGACTTTGCCCGCTTTGCCGAAAGCGTCAAAGCCGATGCGGTCCTCGTCGTCACGCCCTATTACAACAAGCCCAACCAGCGCGGTCTCTACGCCCATTTTGCCGCAGTGGCCGCCGCCGTCTCGATTCCGGTTGTCATATACAATATTCCGGGCCGCTCGGTGATCGACATGACGCCGGAGACGATGGGACGTCTCGCCCATGATTTCGACAATATCATCGGGGTGAAGGATGCCACGGCGAAGGTCGACCGGGTCTCCGAACAGCGCGTGACGTGCGGCGAAGATTTCATTCAGCTCTCGGGCGAAGATTCGACGGCGCTCGGCTTCAACGCTCACGGCGGCGTTGGCTGCATTTCGGTGACCGCCAATGTCGCGCCGGCCCTCTGTGCCGAGTTTCAGCGCGCGACCCTCTCGGGCAACCGAGAGAAGGCGATCGAATTGCAGGGCCGTCTCATGCCGCTTCACAAGACGCTGTTCATCGAACCCAATCCGACCGGCGCAAAATATTGCCTGTCCCGTCTCGGCCGCATCGAGAATATCGTACGGTCGCCTCTCGTTACTGTCGACGAGAGCACCGCTGCGAAGCTGGATGATGCGATGCGTCACGCCGGCCTCTTGAACTGA
- the smpB gene encoding SsrA-binding protein SmpB: MTKKSDPNSRTIAENRKARFNYQIDDTIEAGLVLTGTEVKSLRNGEANIAESYATEENGEYWLINSYIPEYTEGNRFNHEPRRLRKLLLNKREMARLSKEIDRQGMTAVPLKLYFNDRGIAKLLLGIAKGKNVADKRETSKERDWNRQKRRLMKEHG; encoded by the coding sequence ATGACAAAAAAGAGCGATCCCAATAGCCGGACAATTGCGGAAAACCGCAAGGCCCGCTTCAATTACCAGATCGATGATACGATCGAGGCGGGCCTTGTGCTGACCGGCACAGAGGTGAAGAGCCTGCGCAATGGCGAGGCTAACATTGCCGAGAGCTACGCCACTGAAGAGAACGGCGAGTATTGGCTGATCAACAGCTATATTCCCGAATACACGGAAGGCAACCGCTTCAATCATGAGCCGCGCCGGCTTCGCAAACTGCTGTTGAACAAGCGCGAAATGGCGCGTCTCAGCAAGGAGATCGACCGCCAGGGCATGACGGCCGTGCCGCTGAAGCTCTATTTCAATGATCGGGGCATTGCGAAGCTTCTACTTGGAATCGCCAAAGGCAAGAACGTCGCCGACAAGCGGGAAACGAGCAAGGAGCGTGACTGGAACCGCCAGAAGCGCCGCCTGATGAAAGAGCACGGCTAA
- a CDS encoding NYN domain-containing protein, whose product MFDQREKIGLFIDGANVYATSKALGFDIDYRRLLAHFKSLGYVLRAYYYTALVEDQEYSSIRPLIDWLDYNGYTVVTKPAKEFTDSMGRRKIKGNMDIELTIDAIELVPSLDHYVIFSGDGDFRSLVAALQRRGRKVSVVSTLSSQPPMIADDLRRQADHFLDIADLRADIGRDTPGDRLPRRYEPDAIDEDVDDFEYEER is encoded by the coding sequence ATGTTTGATCAGAGAGAAAAGATCGGCCTTTTCATTGATGGGGCCAACGTCTACGCAACCAGCAAGGCACTCGGTTTCGATATCGACTATCGCCGTCTGCTCGCCCACTTCAAGTCGCTGGGTTACGTACTGCGCGCCTATTATTACACCGCGCTGGTCGAGGATCAGGAGTACTCCTCGATCCGCCCGCTGATCGACTGGCTCGACTACAATGGCTACACTGTCGTCACCAAGCCGGCCAAGGAGTTCACCGACTCCATGGGAAGGCGGAAGATCAAGGGTAATATGGACATCGAACTGACGATCGATGCCATAGAACTGGTGCCGTCACTCGACCATTACGTCATCTTCTCCGGCGATGGCGATTTTCGCAGTCTTGTCGCGGCGCTTCAGCGACGGGGCCGCAAGGTTTCCGTGGTATCCACCCTTTCCAGCCAGCCGCCCATGATCGCAGACGATCTTCGCCGGCAGGCCGATCATTTTCTCGATATTGCCGATCTGCGCGCCGATATCGGACGAGACACGCCGGGAGACCGGCTGCCCCGCCGCTACGAGCCTGACGCGATCGATGAGGATGTCGACGATTTCGAATATGAGGAGCGCTGA
- the rpoZ gene encoding DNA-directed RNA polymerase subunit omega — translation MARVTVEDCIDKVSNRFDLVLLSAHRARQISQGSTITVDRDNDKNAVVSLREIADETLSPEDLREDMIHSLQKHVEVDEHEHAASDALIEPAREMADEEAGPDASRDEVDEPATFDRMSEDELLAGIEGLVAPEKNDDY, via the coding sequence ATGGCCCGCGTGACCGTCGAAGATTGCATTGACAAGGTTTCGAACCGTTTCGACCTTGTTCTCCTGTCGGCTCACCGTGCCCGGCAGATCAGTCAGGGTTCCACGATTACCGTCGACCGCGACAACGACAAGAACGCCGTTGTTTCTCTTCGTGAGATCGCCGACGAGACGTTGTCGCCGGAAGATCTGCGCGAGGACATGATCCATTCGCTGCAGAAGCATGTCGAGGTCGACGAGCACGAGCATGCCGCTTCGGATGCACTGATCGAGCCTGCCCGCGAGATGGCCGATGAAGAGGCAGGTCCTGATGCCAGCCGCGATGAGGTGGACGAGCCGGCCACCTTCGACAGGATGAGCGAAGACGAGCTTCTTGCCGGTATCGAGGGTCTTGTTGCACCCGAGAAGAACGACGATTATTGA
- a CDS encoding RelA/SpoT family protein, whose amino-acid sequence MMRQYELVERVQRYKPDVNEALLNKAYVYAMQKHGHQKRASGDPYFSHPLEVAAILTDLHLDEAAIAVALLHDTIEDTDATRQEIDQTFGPAIGKLVEGLTKLKKLELHSKKAEQAENLRKLLLAISDDVRVLLVKLADRLHNMRTMEAMRPDKQVRISEETMEIYAPLAGRMGMQDMRDELEELSFQYINPQAHQMVTERLQSYVARNSDLIETIESQLGERFEAAHIRARVKSRQKTPWSIFRKMERKTLSFEQLSDIFGFRVIVYDEDDCYRALGAIHREWSMVPGRFKDYISTPKQNGYQSIHTTIVGPSRQRIELQIRTEEMDQIAEYGVAAHAAYKEGGDDPLSQSVAFASLRRTIETLVQGEAPEEFLENTKLELFHDQVFCFTPKGRVIALPRGATPIDFAYAVHTQIGDTTVSCKINGAIAPLMTELVNGDEVEIVTSETQTPPPAWENMVVTGKARAAIRRATRAATRRQYSGLGERILERAFEYAGKIFSLEALGPHLHRFGQREPLDLLAAVGRGEISSNDVVKVLYPDWQGDRASHLEGAAKGRMRPRDQQGWFGLSAGPGMLFHMPETTGMEGETADALPIRGLTGNLPVHFGASGAVPGDRIVGILTPGRGITIYPIQSDALIAFDDQPERWVDVRWDIDSASGERFPARIAVTLINQPGSLAAITNIIASLDANIHELLMTRTATDFTEMRIDLEVWDLKHLTRLQQALRECDTVSDIRRLFG is encoded by the coding sequence ATGATGCGACAATACGAGCTTGTTGAGCGGGTCCAGCGCTACAAGCCGGATGTAAACGAGGCGCTGCTCAACAAGGCCTACGTTTATGCCATGCAGAAGCATGGCCATCAGAAGCGTGCGTCGGGCGATCCCTATTTCTCCCACCCGCTGGAAGTCGCCGCGATCCTGACCGACCTGCATCTCGATGAAGCCGCGATCGCCGTCGCCCTCCTGCACGATACGATCGAGGATACGGACGCCACCCGTCAGGAGATCGACCAGACCTTCGGCCCGGCAATCGGCAAGCTGGTCGAGGGACTGACCAAGCTGAAGAAGCTGGAGCTGCATTCCAAGAAGGCCGAGCAGGCTGAAAACCTGCGCAAGCTGCTTCTGGCAATTTCCGACGACGTCCGCGTCTTGCTCGTCAAATTGGCGGACCGTCTGCACAATATGCGGACGATGGAAGCGATGCGTCCCGACAAGCAGGTTCGCATCTCCGAAGAAACGATGGAAATCTATGCGCCGCTTGCCGGGCGCATGGGCATGCAGGATATGCGAGACGAGCTGGAGGAACTCTCTTTCCAGTATATCAATCCGCAGGCCCATCAGATGGTCACGGAAAGACTCCAAAGCTATGTCGCCCGCAATTCGGACCTGATCGAGACCATCGAATCGCAACTTGGCGAACGCTTCGAGGCCGCCCATATTCGGGCGCGGGTGAAGAGCCGGCAGAAGACGCCGTGGTCGATCTTCCGGAAGATGGAGCGAAAGACGCTCTCATTTGAGCAATTGTCCGATATTTTCGGCTTTCGCGTCATCGTCTACGACGAAGACGACTGCTATCGCGCACTGGGCGCCATTCACAGGGAATGGTCAATGGTGCCCGGGCGCTTCAAGGATTACATCTCCACGCCAAAACAGAACGGATACCAGTCGATCCACACCACCATTGTGGGGCCGTCGCGTCAGCGTATCGAACTGCAGATCCGGACGGAGGAAATGGATCAGATCGCCGAATACGGCGTCGCGGCCCATGCTGCCTACAAGGAAGGCGGCGACGATCCGCTGAGCCAGAGCGTCGCCTTTGCCAGCCTTCGCCGCACGATCGAAACCCTGGTCCAGGGCGAGGCCCCGGAAGAGTTTCTCGAAAACACCAAGCTGGAACTCTTTCACGATCAGGTCTTCTGCTTCACCCCGAAGGGCAGGGTCATCGCGCTCCCCCGCGGCGCCACTCCGATCGATTTCGCCTATGCCGTCCATACGCAGATCGGTGACACAACGGTCTCGTGTAAGATCAATGGCGCGATTGCGCCGCTGATGACCGAACTGGTCAATGGTGACGAGGTTGAGATCGTCACCTCCGAAACCCAGACGCCTCCGCCCGCCTGGGAGAACATGGTCGTGACCGGCAAGGCCCGGGCGGCGATCCGCAGAGCGACACGCGCGGCAACCCGCAGGCAATATTCGGGACTTGGCGAACGTATTCTTGAACGCGCTTTCGAATATGCAGGTAAAATCTTCTCGCTCGAGGCTCTCGGACCGCATCTTCACCGGTTCGGTCAGCGTGAGCCTCTTGATTTGCTGGCCGCTGTCGGGCGCGGAGAGATCTCATCGAACGATGTGGTCAAGGTTCTCTATCCGGACTGGCAGGGCGACAGGGCGTCGCATCTGGAGGGGGCGGCGAAAGGCAGGATGCGGCCTCGCGATCAGCAGGGCTGGTTCGGCCTGTCAGCCGGGCCAGGCATGCTGTTTCACATGCCTGAGACCACGGGCATGGAGGGCGAAACGGCCGACGCTCTTCCTATCCGCGGCCTCACCGGAAATCTGCCCGTCCATTTCGGTGCGTCAGGCGCCGTGCCAGGGGACCGCATCGTCGGTATTCTGACGCCAGGACGCGGCATTACGATCTATCCCATCCAGTCCGATGCGCTGATCGCCTTCGATGATCAGCCTGAACGATGGGTCGATGTCCGCTGGGATATCGATTCGGCGTCCGGCGAGCGGTTCCCAGCGCGCATTGCGGTGACGCTTATCAACCAGCCGGGCTCGCTCGCGGCCATTACCAATATCATCGCGTCGCTCGACGCCAATATTCACGAACTCCTCATGACGCGTACCGCCACCGATTTTACCGAGATGCGGATCGATCTGGAAGTATGGGACCTGAAGCATCTCACCCGCTTGCAGCAAGCCCTGCGGGAGTGCGACACGGTCAGTGACATTCGCCGGCTTTTCGGCTAG
- the pyrE gene encoding orotate phosphoribosyltransferase produces the protein MSVDEVLDVFREAGAILEGHFILTSGLRSPVFLQKARVFMHADKTERLCRALAQRIRSETDGAIDYVVGPAVGGLIPAYETSRHLGVPAVWVEREDGKFRLRRFEMEPGAKVVIVEDIVTTGLSIRETVEALRQIGAEVVAAACIIDRSAGKADIGVPLIALAEYEVPAYSADNLPPELSAIPPVKPGSRNLG, from the coding sequence ATGAGCGTTGATGAAGTTCTGGATGTCTTTCGTGAAGCGGGAGCTATTCTGGAAGGTCACTTCATCCTGACCTCCGGCCTTCGTAGCCCTGTTTTCCTGCAGAAAGCCCGCGTTTTCATGCACGCGGACAAGACCGAGCGGCTTTGCCGTGCCTTGGCGCAACGCATTCGCAGCGAGACGGACGGCGCGATCGACTATGTCGTGGGTCCGGCGGTTGGCGGGCTCATTCCCGCCTATGAGACGTCGCGGCATCTTGGTGTGCCGGCCGTCTGGGTCGAACGTGAAGACGGCAAGTTTCGTCTGCGGCGCTTCGAGATGGAGCCGGGTGCGAAGGTCGTCATCGTCGAGGATATCGTCACGACCGGCCTGTCGATCCGGGAAACTGTGGAGGCTTTGCGCCAGATTGGCGCGGAGGTCGTTGCCGCGGCCTGCATCATCGACCGTTCCGCCGGCAAGGCCGATATCGGCGTGCCGTTGATCGCGCTGGCGGAATATGAAGTTCCTGCCTACTCCGCCGACAATCTGCCGCCCGAATTGTCGGCCATACCGCCGGTCAAGCCGGGCAGTCGCAATCTCGGCTGA
- a CDS encoding DUF2062 domain-containing protein, whose translation MLFRRRSEETGWTRFRIAVWPRRSWSRSIAYFTKRVLRLSGSPHAIAAGVAAGVLTSFTPYLGFHIIGAAALAWLIGGNVIASAIGTFAGNPLTFPLIWATTLETGRYMLGYHATTSDRWIGKRLMHMEFDALWQPLLKPMTIGGLIWGTVAALTTYALLRGSIAAFQQQRRRRLVERAKARARQAQSASRQDGVLTA comes from the coding sequence ATGCTATTTAGACGACGAAGCGAGGAGACAGGATGGACGCGGTTCCGTATCGCCGTCTGGCCACGCCGGTCCTGGTCCCGCTCGATCGCCTATTTCACGAAACGAGTCCTGCGCCTCAGTGGCAGCCCTCATGCCATCGCAGCCGGTGTGGCCGCCGGCGTTCTGACCTCGTTCACGCCCTATCTCGGCTTTCACATCATCGGTGCGGCCGCTCTCGCCTGGCTGATTGGCGGCAATGTGATTGCTTCGGCCATCGGCACGTTCGCAGGCAATCCGCTCACCTTTCCGCTGATCTGGGCGACCACGCTGGAGACGGGCCGCTACATGCTCGGCTATCATGCGACGACATCGGATCGCTGGATCGGCAAGCGTTTGATGCATATGGAATTCGATGCGCTCTGGCAGCCGCTTCTGAAGCCGATGACGATCGGCGGTTTGATATGGGGAACGGTTGCCGCCCTTACGACCTATGCGTTGTTGCGTGGTTCCATCGCCGCTTTCCAGCAGCAGCGCCGCCGCCGGCTGGTCGAAAGGGCGAAGGCCCGTGCGCGGCAGGCCCAAAGCGCGTCGCGCCAGGATGGAGTGTTGACGGCATGA
- the acpS gene encoding holo-ACP synthase — protein sequence MIIGLGSDLIDIRRVEKTLTRFKGRFEQRVFTDIEQRKSDRRTERAASYAKRFAAKEACSKALGTGLRDGVFWRDMGVVNLPSGKPTMALTNGAYERLLSMMPDGHEPSIHLTITDDYPLAQAFVIIEALPKAR from the coding sequence ATGATTATCGGGCTGGGTTCCGACCTTATCGATATCCGGCGTGTCGAAAAGACGCTGACGCGCTTCAAGGGCCGCTTCGAGCAACGTGTTTTCACCGATATAGAGCAACGAAAATCGGACCGAAGGACCGAACGCGCCGCCTCCTACGCAAAGCGCTTCGCCGCCAAGGAGGCCTGTTCCAAGGCGCTTGGGACGGGCCTGCGAGATGGCGTTTTCTGGCGTGATATGGGTGTCGTGAACCTGCCCTCCGGCAAGCCGACCATGGCTCTGACAAATGGCGCCTATGAACGGCTTCTCTCAATGATGCCGGATGGGCACGAGCCGTCCATCCATCTGACCATTACGGACGACTATCCGCTGGCGCAGGCCTTCGTCATCATCGAAGCCTTGCCGAAAGCCCGATGA
- the lepB gene encoding signal peptidase I: MDSGPWQPEAGKNEDGVAGQGDSKAKAEKSGKSGFSETISVVVQALILALVLRTVLFQPFSIPSGSMRPTLLEGDYLFVSKWSYGYSRYSLPLGLDIFDGRIFGSEPERGDVAVFKFPPDPSMDYIKRVVGLPGDRIQMQNGQLSINGELVEREKIGTIDDEDITEIDRPVDVYRESLPNGVSYETLDITPNGISDNTREFVVPEGHYFMMGDNRDNSNDSRAAVGFVPYENLVGKAQIIFFSVSDGASPLAVWRWPSTLRASRLLDLID, translated from the coding sequence ATGGACAGTGGTCCGTGGCAGCCTGAGGCCGGCAAGAACGAGGACGGCGTGGCAGGACAGGGCGACAGTAAGGCCAAGGCCGAAAAATCCGGCAAAAGCGGCTTTTCGGAAACGATATCGGTGGTGGTGCAGGCGCTTATTCTGGCGCTCGTGCTGCGAACGGTTCTGTTCCAGCCGTTTTCGATACCGTCCGGCTCAATGCGCCCGACGCTTCTCGAAGGCGACTACCTCTTTGTCAGCAAATGGTCCTACGGTTACTCGCGCTATTCGCTGCCGCTGGGCCTCGATATTTTCGATGGCAGGATTTTCGGCAGCGAACCGGAACGCGGCGATGTGGCCGTCTTCAAGTTTCCGCCCGATCCGTCGATGGACTACATCAAGCGCGTGGTGGGTCTGCCCGGCGATCGCATCCAGATGCAAAACGGACAGCTTTCCATCAATGGTGAACTGGTGGAGCGCGAGAAGATCGGCACGATCGACGATGAGGACATCACCGAAATCGACCGCCCCGTCGACGTCTATCGCGAGAGCCTGCCGAATGGCGTTTCCTACGAGACGCTGGATATCACGCCCAATGGCATCTCCGACAACACGCGCGAATTCGTGGTGCCGGAAGGTCATTATTTCATGATGGGCGACAACCGCGACAACTCCAATGACAGCCGGGCTGCGGTGGGGTTCGTGCCGTATGAAAATCTCGTCGGCAAGGCGCAGATCATTTTCTTCTCCGTTTCCGATGGTGCCAGCCCGCTTGCTGTCTGGCGCTGGCCGAGCACCTTGCGCGCTTCGCGGCTGCTTGATCTGATCGACTGA